A window of the Aminivibrio sp. genome harbors these coding sequences:
- a CDS encoding dodecin family protein produces the protein MESVYKVIELVGTSTESWEKAAAAAVERASQSLRDLRVAEVAALDMHMENGMIKAYRAKVRVSFKYEN, from the coding sequence ATGGAAAGCGTTTATAAGGTAATCGAGCTCGTGGGAACCAGCACCGAGTCCTGGGAGAAAGCCGCGGCGGCGGCTGTGGAGAGGGCTTCCCAGTCCCTGAGGGATCTCCGGGTGGCGGAAGTGGCAGCGCTGGACATGCACATGGAGAACGGCATGATCAAGGCCTACCGGGCGAAGGTGAGGGTCTCCTTCAAGTATGAAAACTAG
- a CDS encoding cobyric acid synthase, with amino-acid sequence MIQGTSSSVGKSVLTAALCRIFVRRGLRVAPFKAQNMALNSFVTPGGEEMGRAQAVQAHAAGREPEVEMNPVLLKPEGNSRSQVILMGRPWKTLSAGDYYACRETLWASVAASFEKLAGENDLLLVEGAGSPAEINLKKSEIVNMRVARTFGCPVLLAGDIDRGGVFASLTGTLALLDDEEKALVKGFLINKFRGDVKLLEPGLEMLSGLTGGRPVLGVIPWLNNLAVAQEDSVYLEDNRSAGAPGGVDIAVIKFPRISNYDDFDPLALEEGVSLRFVDRPEDFGKPTAVILPGSKTTMEDLAWLRRSGFDGLLAALVLSGASLAGICGGYQMLGRRISDPLGVEGPSGGGDGLGFLPGETLFEPSKETTRVTGTTVPGEGFPGSRPLAVEGYQIHMGRTILPKGAKPLLSLPGGRTDGAVTAGGRIWGTYLHGIFDNGEFREEWLRSLGRRGTGTALPFREVREQAFNRLADEVEAALDMKALERIIGL; translated from the coding sequence ATGATCCAGGGAACATCCTCATCCGTGGGGAAGAGCGTCCTCACGGCGGCCTTGTGCCGCATTTTCGTCCGCAGGGGTCTTCGGGTGGCTCCCTTCAAGGCCCAGAACATGGCCCTGAATTCCTTCGTCACCCCGGGAGGAGAGGAGATGGGACGGGCCCAGGCTGTGCAGGCCCACGCCGCCGGGCGAGAACCCGAGGTGGAGATGAACCCCGTTCTCCTGAAGCCGGAGGGAAACTCCCGCTCCCAGGTCATCCTGATGGGGCGGCCGTGGAAGACCCTGTCGGCCGGGGATTATTACGCCTGCAGGGAGACCCTGTGGGCATCGGTGGCCGCATCCTTCGAAAAGCTCGCCGGGGAAAACGACCTCCTTCTCGTGGAGGGAGCCGGCAGCCCGGCGGAGATCAATCTCAAAAAGAGCGAGATCGTGAACATGCGGGTCGCCCGGACCTTTGGCTGCCCGGTGCTCCTCGCCGGAGACATCGACAGGGGCGGCGTCTTCGCTTCCCTCACGGGAACCCTGGCCCTCCTGGACGACGAGGAAAAAGCCCTGGTGAAGGGGTTCCTCATCAACAAGTTCCGGGGGGACGTGAAACTCCTCGAGCCGGGGCTCGAAATGCTTTCCGGCCTGACGGGCGGACGCCCCGTCCTGGGGGTGATCCCCTGGCTGAACAACCTCGCCGTGGCCCAGGAGGATTCGGTCTACCTGGAGGATAACCGGTCCGCCGGGGCTCCGGGGGGAGTGGATATAGCCGTGATCAAGTTCCCCCGCATTTCCAACTACGACGACTTTGACCCCCTTGCTCTCGAGGAAGGCGTTTCCCTCCGGTTCGTGGACAGGCCCGAAGACTTTGGAAAGCCCACCGCCGTAATCCTCCCCGGAAGCAAGACAACCATGGAAGATCTCGCATGGCTCCGCCGGTCGGGCTTCGACGGTCTCCTGGCGGCCCTTGTCCTATCAGGCGCCTCTCTCGCGGGTATCTGCGGGGGCTACCAGATGCTCGGACGCCGGATCTCCGATCCCCTGGGGGTGGAAGGACCCTCCGGCGGCGGGGATGGGCTCGGCTTCCTCCCCGGCGAAACTCTTTTCGAGCCCTCCAAGGAGACCACAAGGGTAACCGGCACCACCGTCCCCGGGGAGGGGTTCCCGGGCTCACGGCCTCTTGCCGTGGAAGGATACCAGATCCACATGGGAAGGACGATCCTGCCCAAAGGGGCCAAGCCGCTCCTGTCCCTTCCCGGGGGAAGAACCGACGGCGCCGTTACCGCCGGTGGGCGGATCTGGGGTACCTACCTCCATGGCATCTTCGACAACGGGGAGTTCAGGGAGGAGTGGCTCCGCTCTCTGGGCCGGCGGGGAACCGGGACGGCCCTTCCCTTCCGGGAGGTCCGGGAGCAGGCCTTCAACCGCCTCGCCGACGAGGTGGAGGCGGCTCTCGACATGAAGGCGCTGGAGCGGATCATCGGCCTATGA